Proteins encoded in a region of the Nicotiana tomentosiformis chromosome 9, ASM39032v3, whole genome shotgun sequence genome:
- the LOC104093144 gene encoding CST complex subunit TEN1 produces the protein MATVASGALVTLEELVPSSPYFKHGVSLRVTGKLQEYNVGTAVAVIVDRNASLEIDTRHLNLNLRVGSIFQFIGELHLEPGHEAILKARVGRNVDGMDLNLYRQSLQLLRDFQAGQLNS, from the exons ATGGCGACAGTAGCTTCTGGTGCTTTGGTTACTTTGGAAGAGCTGGTTCCATCTTCGCCATACTTTAAACACGGGGTCTCTCTTCGCGTTACTGGAAA GCTACAAGAATATAATGTGGGGACTGCTGTTGCTGTGATTGTTGATAGGAATGCGTCATTAGAAATTGACACACGGCACTTGAATCTCAATCTTCGCGTTGGTTCCATCTTCCAATTTATTGGAGAACTGCATCTTGAACCCGGTCATGAG GCCATTCTAAAGGCACGAGTTGGACGAAATGTAGATGGAATGGATCTCAATCTCTATCGTCAGTCTCTGCAGCTTTTGAGAGACTTTCAAGCTGGGCAGTTGAATAGCTGA
- the LOC104096629 gene encoding early nodule-specific protein 2-like isoform X2, which produces MDVCKKSRKLYMASMVSIYDLYIDFPQQKITIIGSADPEKIVKALRKTRKSAIVCSHIEQAETPTEPEEPAPAESEAPPPESSNPPTQENQPAEEPPKEPPKEPPTQENQPAEEKQTHDEGADNTNSKPDQISKSRDVEEVHVIYHYPPDYSYRHNFRQGMSSHEPPRDHGYRYNYGQTMIHEPPRDPRYNRYNYGPSMSQEPTRDHGYNRYNYGQSMSYEPPNYGRSMIHEPPPGNPGYRNNHARPIGPEFRPEAPPPGQPPVYVTHSYNSYQPSPYVTGYEHIRSPPRYTQYTRPEHYSEDYHYGNNGNGTISSVFSDENPNACTIA; this is translated from the exons ATGGATGTGTGCAAAAAATCAAGAAAGCTTTACATGGCATCCATGGTGA GTATTTATGATCTTTATATAGATTTTCCTCAGCAAAAGATTACTATAATAGGATCAGCAGATCCTgaaaaaatagtaaaagcactAAGGAAGACAAGAAAGAGTGCTATTGTTTGTTCCCATATAGAACAAGCAGAAACTCCAACAGAGCCAGAGGAACCTGCACCAGCCGAGAGTGAAGCACCGCCCCCTGAGTCTAGCAATCCTCCAACACAAGAAAATCAACCAGCTGAAGAGCCGCCCAAAGAACCGCCAAAAGAACCACCAACACAAGAAAATCAACCAGCAGAGGAGAAACAAACACATGATGAAGGTGCTGACAATACCAACAGCAAACCGGACCAAATCTCCAAATCAAGAGACGTTGAAGAAGTTCATGTAATATACCACTATCCACCAGACTACAGTTACAGACACAACTTTCGCCAGGGTATGAGCAGTCACGAGCCACCTCGGGATCATGGATACAGATACAACTATGGTCAGACCATGATCCATGAGCCACCCCGGGACCCTCGTTACAACAGATACAACTACGGCCCGAGTATGAGCCAAGAGCCAACCAGGGACCATGGTTACAACAGATACAACTATGGCCAGAGCATGAGCTATGAGCCACCTAACTACGGTCGGAGCATGATCCATGAGCCTCCTCCAGGAAACCCTGGCTACAGAAATAATCATGCTCGTCCTATCGGTCCAGAATTCAGACCTGAGGCGCCACCACCAGGTCAACCACCGGTTTATGTGACTCACAGCTACAATAGCTACCAACCATCACCCTATGTGACTGGATATGAGCACATCAGGTCACCACCAAGATACACACAATATACTAGGCCAGAGCATTACTCTGAGGACTATCACTATGGAAACAATGGCAACGGAACAATCAGCTCAGTTTTCAGTGATGAAAATCCAAATGCATGCACAATAGCTTAA
- the LOC104093142 gene encoding probable protein phosphatase 2C 34 — protein MVQFSSVFNGFKKSLAIKNGRKSGHDFGREVANTLAKEAKKNELMLTSSGCVACGSKNSVSFFSKGGKKGINQDRFIVWEDFGCQDDMIFCGVFDGHGPWGHLVAKRVRKLMPPALLHNWQKRVVNYIDGDGIGIDRSCFQFDIWKQSYFETCSTIDQELEHYADSFYSGTTALTLVRQGDLLVVANVGDSRAVLATTDDDGRLGPVQLTVDLKPNLPRESERIMQSRGRVLSCDDEPGVYRVWMPNRGTIEGPGLAISRAFGDYYLKDFGLISEPELTSRSITQRDQFAILATDGVWDVLSNQEAVEIVSSTPEREDAAKRLVESAICAWKRKRRGIPMDDISAICLFFHSIPPSKQEDCLKEKFEKKLK, from the exons ATGGTGCAGTTCTCTTCTGTTTTTAATGGTTTCAAGAAAAGTCTAGCAATCAAAAATGGAAGGAAGAGTGGACATGATTTCGGAAGGGAAGTTGCGAATACACTGGCAAAGGAAGCCAAAAAGAATGAGCTGATGTTAACTTCATCTGGCTGTGTAGCATGTGGCTCTAAGAATTCGGTTTCTTTTTTCTCCAAAGGAGGGAAGAAGGGTATCAATCAAGATAGATTTATAGTATGGGAG GATTTTGGATGCCAAGATGACATGATCTTCTGTGGAGTGTTTGATGGGCATGGTCCTTGGGGTCATCTTGTTGCTAAAAGAGTCAGAAAATTGATGCCACCAGCTTTACTTCATAATTGGCAGAAAAGAGTTGTCAACTACATAGATGGTGATGGAATTGGAATAGATAGAAGCTGTTTCCAGTTTGACATTTGGAAGCAATCTTACTTTGAGACTTGTTCCACCATCGATCAAGAACTCGAGCACTATGCTGACTCTTTCTACAGTGGTACAACAGCTCTAACACTCGTTAGACAG GGTGATCTACTGGTAGTAGCAAACGTTGGAGATTCTCGAGCTGTATTGGCAACAACAGATGATGATGGTAGATTGGGACCAGTTCAGCTAACCGTTGACCTCAAACCCAACTTACCTC GGGAAAGCGAGCGAATAATGCAGTCAAGAGGCAGGGTTTTATCATGCGACGATGAACCAGGGGTGTACAGAGTCTGGATGCCCAACAGAGGAACAATAGAAGGACCTGGATTAGCAATTTCAAGAGCCTTTGGTGATTACTACTTAAAGGACTTTGGCCTTATTTCTGAACCTGAATTGACATCCAGAAGCATAACCCAAAGAGATCAGTTTGCCATTTTGGCAACAGATGGG GTTTGGGATGTCCTCTCAAACCAAGAAGCAGTGGAAATAGTTTCTTCAACACCAGAAAGGGAAGATGCAGCTAAAAGGTTGGTGGAGAGTGCAATCTGTGCATGGAAACGCAAAAGAAGGGGCATTCCCATGGATGATATCTCAGCAATTTGCCTCTTTTTTCATAGCATTCCTCCTTCCAAACAAGAAGATTGTTTAAAAGAAAAGTTCGAGAAGAAGCTTAAATAA
- the LOC104096629 gene encoding heavy metal-associated isoprenylated plant protein 35-like isoform X1 gives MAQQMEKPRVTEIQVRMDCNGCVQKIKKALHGIHGIYDLYIDFPQQKITIIGSADPEKIVKALRKTRKSAIVCSHIEQAETPTEPEEPAPAESEAPPPESSNPPTQENQPAEEPPKEPPKEPPTQENQPAEEKQTHDEGADNTNSKPDQISKSRDVEEVHVIYHYPPDYSYRHNFRQGMSSHEPPRDHGYRYNYGQTMIHEPPRDPRYNRYNYGPSMSQEPTRDHGYNRYNYGQSMSYEPPNYGRSMIHEPPPGNPGYRNNHARPIGPEFRPEAPPPGQPPVYVTHSYNSYQPSPYVTGYEHIRSPPRYTQYTRPEHYSEDYHYGNNGNGTISSVFSDENPNACTIA, from the exons ATGGCTCAACAGATGGAG aaaCCTAGGGTCACAGAGATACAGGTGAGAATGGACTGTAATGGATGTGTGCAAAAAATCAAGAAAGCTTTACATGGCATCCATG GTATTTATGATCTTTATATAGATTTTCCTCAGCAAAAGATTACTATAATAGGATCAGCAGATCCTgaaaaaatagtaaaagcactAAGGAAGACAAGAAAGAGTGCTATTGTTTGTTCCCATATAGAACAAGCAGAAACTCCAACAGAGCCAGAGGAACCTGCACCAGCCGAGAGTGAAGCACCGCCCCCTGAGTCTAGCAATCCTCCAACACAAGAAAATCAACCAGCTGAAGAGCCGCCCAAAGAACCGCCAAAAGAACCACCAACACAAGAAAATCAACCAGCAGAGGAGAAACAAACACATGATGAAGGTGCTGACAATACCAACAGCAAACCGGACCAAATCTCCAAATCAAGAGACGTTGAAGAAGTTCATGTAATATACCACTATCCACCAGACTACAGTTACAGACACAACTTTCGCCAGGGTATGAGCAGTCACGAGCCACCTCGGGATCATGGATACAGATACAACTATGGTCAGACCATGATCCATGAGCCACCCCGGGACCCTCGTTACAACAGATACAACTACGGCCCGAGTATGAGCCAAGAGCCAACCAGGGACCATGGTTACAACAGATACAACTATGGCCAGAGCATGAGCTATGAGCCACCTAACTACGGTCGGAGCATGATCCATGAGCCTCCTCCAGGAAACCCTGGCTACAGAAATAATCATGCTCGTCCTATCGGTCCAGAATTCAGACCTGAGGCGCCACCACCAGGTCAACCACCGGTTTATGTGACTCACAGCTACAATAGCTACCAACCATCACCCTATGTGACTGGATATGAGCACATCAGGTCACCACCAAGATACACACAATATACTAGGCCAGAGCATTACTCTGAGGACTATCACTATGGAAACAATGGCAACGGAACAATCAGCTCAGTTTTCAGTGATGAAAATCCAAATGCATGCACAATAGCTTAA